cattttaaagtaatttgctttagataaaaactttaatgccaccataaataagtatatataaagacaaatcacacagatcgattTAGccccaaataatataatatttaactaagTACATAACACAGCAATCcatacattaataattaaatccaGTTCACTAGTTAACATAAGCTCCCTTTGTTCATGCCTAACCCTCGTTCCGCCTCGGCTTACAATACTGATATAACCTCACATGTGTGATAATAAACGTAAACAACCACAGGTGAAGCCAAAAACGTAACTCTTTAACGATAACAAACTTCCATTAACACACAATTTATACAGGTCCACGATGTTAAGTCAGTGTGGGCTAGACTAGCTACTTGTCCACGTTGACTCGCGGGCACGGTGGCGGGCGCGGTCACGAAATATCAAACATATGACGTGTTTCCGAGTGTTCACGTACAAAACGCACGTGCGGTCTAAGTAGCGAGCAAACTAGCGACTGGCACGCGCGGCGCGCTCGCGGCAATTTCAAACGCGTGAGACGTTTGTGTGTGTTCATGTCAAActggcggcggcgcgcgcgatTCACTCGCGACGTCAGGTAAGTTCAACCAGTTTGATCTTGTCGCTAGAAACGATAGCACGTAATCATGTCGTTCAATACAGAAGAGTTTATTAGTGCTGTTCAGGCTAGAACTCCTATTTGGCAAAGTAAACACAGTCATCATATGAACAGAAATGTTCTCAATAAGCTATGGAAGGAAATTGCTGGATTGTTTCCTGATATGGAGGGTGAGTAAATGAAatacttatgttattatttgcaggtattttaaactttttatttcctGAAGGCTACTAAAGATACATTATACAAAGGCGACTTACGTGTATATTAAACGATTATTttcccaaaaatattttgtgaatagaTTCCGAACTTGTTTAGCCCGATTTGATGGATTGTTGTTTCTTCCAGTTCTAGTTTGTCGCCTTTGGTGTCGAGTTGGAGTTGTGAACTCATTATCACAATCGTAACCATCTGtatcaattacaatattatgcaATAAGCAAGCGGTTTTTATTATCAGGCGTGCATGTTTAACATCAGTTTCAATAGGTTTTAACAAAACTCGccatttattgcataaaattcCAAATGCACACTCCACGGTTTTTCTCGCTCTTGAcaatctattattaaaattttctctcTCTTGATTCAATGTTCTTTGTGGGTATGGACgcattatatattctttaagAGGATAAGCTTCATCGGCTACTATAACATATGGAGCTGTAATGTTAGAATTGGGTAATGTTCTTGGTTCCGGAATATTAAATGCACCTCTTTCGAGTAACCGGTTCAGGGACGAGGCATTAAATGTACCGCCGTCGCTTTGCTTTCCTCTACCTCCCACTTCAATAgttaaaaatcttttcctCGCATCAGCGACAGCTTGCAAAACAATAGAGAAATAATGCTTGTAGTTAAAAAATGCCGATCCTGATTTTTTAGGTCTTTTAATCCTACAATGTTTACCGTCCAAACTGCCAATGCAGTTAGGAAAGTGCCACATCTCCTTAAAATCTGAAGCAATATTCATAAGCTGGTCTTCAGATGGCTGTGGCATGTGgacattcaatttttttttccaaattgcTTCACAGGTACCATAAACAATCTCAGCAACAGTACTAACACCCATACGAAAGCTATATGCCAAAGATCGAAAGGCCAACCCAGTGGAGAGATATctgaaacataataaaaaaatacaattataatgtaaaacttaaatgtatttacactAATCATCAACACTAAACAATATTTCTGATTTTACAGAAAAGGCTTTAAGGAAAAAATGGAAGAACATTCGGGACCAATTTATGAaagaatttaagaaaattccAGTTTCTCGTTCTGGTGATGCTGGAACAGATCAAAACACGTCAATGTGGCCATATTTTCAAATGATGCTGTTTATAAAAGATGACATTACCCCAGAAATAAATGAAGGCAATTTAGATGAAACTACTGATGAAAACTgcaataataatgatgatgattatgagCGGTCCTCAACTCCCCAATCCATAGCTGGTGCATCTTCAAGTACACAATATACGAGCACCAAACGTAAATGTGCACAAGATGTAAGACAGGAATTTATGGAattggagaagaaaaagttggaattattacaaattaaactgtCACAAAGCAGCGAAAGACAAGAACAAGATTGCGAAgatctgttattttttaaaagtttgttgCCGTACATGAAAGACTTATCTCCTATGCAAAAACTACGTGTTAGAAACAATATAACACAAGTTATTATGGATGAAATGAATAGTGGCATGACTCAGTCCTACCATGGATACAATACATACGATTATAACACAACTAATTATGGAAATTAAACTTTGTATTATTGATAACgataatgtaaattacttaaataaaataataaagaggagtttgaatttgaatgactGGAATATGTACCCcgataaaaatgataatttacttactatgaaaattctttttttaaactcaCCTTATAGTTACAAATAGTCTTTCTTCGGGCTTTAtacttttatgaaaatttgtgtCTACTTTTGAAATATCACTCCTTATTGAATCCAGTATGTAATCAAAACATTTGACACTCATCCTGGTATATCCAAAAAATCTTGAAGGATGTTCTCTCAAATTACCATATAAAGTATGAAATTCACCATACCGTTCTCTTTCTTTATTGATTTCGTGGACACCAATTCTAATTTTTAGCATCTCCCATTTTAGGTATGAATTttcggttaaaaataaaagatcgtCGTCCATATTTACGACCTCTGACAATACGTCACACTCGCGCGAACGCCTGGCGGTTAATGTGAACACGAACTCGCAACGTTTCCCGCGCCCGCACCCGCCCCCGCGCCCGCGCGTAGCTACGTGAACAAGCACTAGGGCCCGCATCAACCAGGGGCCCTTTATGGAATAGTAGACGCGCGTcgtgaaaataattgaaaatgttttctcAAGCGAAAATTGTAATATGAATAATCTGTCATCTTCATCAAatgaacattataaataaataaatatattaggacaaatcacacagattgagctagccccaaagtaagttcgagatttgtgttttctattatactaactcaacgatactatattttatatataaacatccaagacccgggtcaatcagaaaaagatcattttccatcatgacccgactggggatcgaatccggtacctctcggttcagtggcaagaactttaccaatgcgccaccgaggtcgtcaacattGTTCTTGCCGTTGGGGCTGCCTCAATTTACATCCTTTCTCTGCAATCGATTTTATCGATTTGAAGTATTAGCAACgactacaatttaaaaatatgttagaaTCATTTTAGattgcatggaattagtaggtaggtactacgagtacctactaattccatgttagAACGTAAATCTTGTATCATGTATAAACtgacaaatgttttatatgcCAAAGtaactagttttttta
This DNA window, taken from Plodia interpunctella isolate USDA-ARS_2022_Savannah chromosome 2, ilPloInte3.2, whole genome shotgun sequence, encodes the following:
- the LOC128675465 gene encoding uncharacterized protein LOC128675465 produces the protein MDDDLLFLTENSYLKWEMLKIRIGVHEINKERERYGEFHTLYGNLREHPSRFFGYTRMSVKCFDYILDSIRSDISKVDTNFHKSIKPEERLFVTIRYLSTGLAFRSLAYSFRMGVSTVAEIVYGTCEAIWKKKLNVHMPQPSEDQLMNIASDFKEMWHFPNCIGSLDGKHCRIKRPKKSGSAFFNYKHYFSIVLQAVADARKRFLTIEVGGRGKQSDGGTFNASSLNRLLERGAFNIPEPRTLPNSNITAPYVIVADEAYPLKEYIMRPYPQRTLNQERENFNNRLSRARKTVECAFGILCNKWRVLLKPIETDVKHARLIIKTACLLHNIVIDTDGYDCDNEFTTPTRHQRRQTRTGRNNNPSNRAKQVRNLFTKYFWENNRLIYT